A single Halarcobacter anaerophilus DNA region contains:
- a CDS encoding DMSO/selenate family reductase complex A subunit translates to MHKVSRRQFLRWSGVLGGSVAATSILPIPTLASKNEKVKKLEYDSVKWAGCTINCGSKCPVRVFVNDGKIDHIETDNTQGDEFGSHQVRACLRGRSNRFRVYNPNRLRYPLKRVGKRGEGKFVRISWDEALDTIASKLKEVKAKYGNEAILIPYATGTTGAIMNRCTKGPFMRLMGMFGGYINYHNSYSTGQISNALKYFYGTHRGSDIMQIQNAKLVVMFGNNPVETRMSGGGTGYAYKNVLEENRVKIIHIDPRYSDSLVGSCDQWIPIEPGTDAALVAALAYVMISEDLHDKEFLDKYCVGFSSDTLPENAPANGSYEDYVMGRGDDKTEKTPQWAERITKIPAETIIKLAREMATTKPCFIAQGWGAQRHSNGEQSARAIATLSVMTGNLGLPGTNCGGREHTTGWIEPAHLPFKNPIKDSIPCFLWTDAVVRGKEMRDITDGIRNTKQLKQNIKFILNTGGNCLINQHSDTNKTAKILEDESLCEFIVDINVTRTSSNKFADIILPDATPLEQEDFVRSSAGYSNDRPYIIYSQKAIEPLGECMTNYDMCTKLAEKLGGEELKDRFTEGRTQVQWLEHLWNIKFENNPSMPTFEQMKKMGILKLPRYKKPFIIHEEFVNDPVKNPLKTPTGKVEIYSTELDKMSKTWILKEGQKITPLPEFVESKYGPLDPLRKKYPLQIFGYHYKGRTHSSFWESAPIREINPNELWINPLDAKKRELETGDKAFVYNNHGRIILTVKVTPKIMPGVTACPQGGWYKKENGIDVGGCINTLTDQEGTAISKANPQHSALVEIEKYRA, encoded by the coding sequence ATGCATAAAGTTAGTCGACGACAATTCTTGCGATGGAGTGGAGTTTTAGGCGGTAGTGTTGCAGCTACTTCTATTTTGCCTATTCCAACTCTTGCAAGTAAAAACGAAAAAGTTAAAAAATTAGAGTATGACTCAGTAAAATGGGCTGGATGTACTATTAACTGCGGTAGTAAATGCCCTGTAAGAGTATTTGTTAACGACGGGAAAATAGATCATATCGAAACAGATAATACCCAAGGAGATGAATTCGGTTCTCATCAAGTAAGAGCCTGTCTAAGAGGAAGATCAAACAGATTTAGAGTCTATAATCCAAACAGATTAAGATATCCTTTAAAAAGAGTAGGAAAAAGAGGTGAGGGAAAATTTGTAAGAATCTCTTGGGATGAAGCTTTGGATACTATTGCCTCAAAACTTAAAGAGGTTAAAGCAAAATACGGAAATGAAGCAATCTTAATTCCTTATGCAACAGGTACCACAGGTGCAATAATGAACAGATGTACAAAAGGTCCTTTTATGAGACTTATGGGTATGTTCGGTGGTTATATCAACTATCATAACTCATATTCGACAGGACAAATTTCAAATGCATTAAAATATTTCTACGGTACCCATAGAGGAAGTGATATTATGCAAATCCAAAATGCAAAACTTGTTGTTATGTTTGGGAATAACCCCGTTGAAACTAGAATGAGCGGAGGTGGAACAGGATATGCCTATAAAAATGTTTTAGAAGAGAATAGAGTAAAAATTATTCATATTGATCCTAGATATTCTGATAGTCTAGTCGGTTCTTGTGACCAATGGATTCCCATTGAACCTGGGACAGATGCAGCTTTAGTTGCAGCTTTGGCTTATGTAATGATTAGCGAAGATTTACATGATAAAGAGTTTTTGGATAAATATTGCGTAGGTTTTTCTTCCGATACTTTACCTGAAAATGCACCTGCAAACGGTTCATATGAAGATTATGTTATGGGAAGAGGAGATGATAAAACAGAAAAAACTCCTCAATGGGCTGAAAGAATCACAAAAATTCCTGCTGAAACAATTATAAAACTTGCAAGGGAAATGGCAACTACAAAACCTTGTTTTATTGCCCAAGGTTGGGGTGCGCAAAGACACTCAAACGGAGAACAATCTGCAAGAGCTATTGCTACTTTATCTGTAATGACAGGAAATCTCGGTTTACCCGGAACAAATTGCGGAGGAAGAGAACATACGACAGGCTGGATTGAACCGGCACATTTACCTTTTAAAAATCCGATTAAAGACTCTATTCCATGTTTCTTATGGACTGATGCAGTCGTAAGAGGAAAAGAGATGAGAGATATAACTGACGGTATTAGAAATACTAAACAGTTAAAACAAAATATAAAATTTATATTAAATACAGGAGGTAACTGTCTTATAAATCAACATAGTGATACAAATAAAACTGCAAAAATATTAGAAGATGAAAGTTTATGTGAATTTATAGTCGATATAAATGTAACAAGAACTTCAAGTAATAAATTTGCAGATATTATTTTACCTGATGCAACTCCGTTGGAACAAGAAGATTTTGTACGTTCAAGTGCAGGTTATTCAAATGACAGACCGTATATTATCTACTCTCAAAAAGCTATTGAACCTCTTGGCGAATGTATGACAAATTATGATATGTGTACGAAATTAGCAGAAAAACTAGGAGGAGAAGAGCTAAAAGATAGATTTACCGAAGGAAGAACACAAGTTCAATGGTTAGAACATTTGTGGAATATCAAATTTGAAAACAATCCTTCAATGCCGACTTTTGAACAGATGAAAAAAATGGGGATTTTAAAACTTCCTAGATATAAAAAACCTTTTATTATCCATGAAGAGTTTGTAAATGATCCCGTAAAAAATCCTTTGAAAACTCCAACGGGAAAAGTTGAAATATATAGTACAGAGCTTGATAAAATGTCAAAAACGTGGATTTTGAAAGAGGGGCAAAAAATAACTCCGCTTCCTGAATTTGTAGAATCAAAATACGGACCTTTGGATCCTCTTAGAAAAAAATATCCTTTACAAATCTTTGGATATCACTATAAAGGAAGAACCCACTCAAGTTTCTGGGAAAGTGCACCTATTAGAGAAATAAATCCGAATGAACTTTGGATAAATCCTCTTGATGCCAAAAAAAGAGAGTTGGAAACAGGAGACAAAGCTTTTGTTTACAATAATCACGGACGAATTATCCTAACTGTAAAAGTTACACCGAAAATTATGCCGGGTGTTACTGCTTGTCCTCAAGGAGGATGGTATAAAAAAGAGAATGGAATTGATGTTGGAGGTTGTATTAATACTTTGACAGATCAAGAAGGAACTGCAATCTCAAAAGCAAACCCTCAACATTCAGCATTAGTTGAAATAGAGAAATATAGAGCTTAA
- a CDS encoding DMSO/selenate family reductase complex B subunit, protein MEKNKQFGFYIDQTRCVGCRTCQLACKDYKKSPVGISFRRVVEYEGGKWLQKESGAFEQTNVFTYYTSLSCNHCDDPACIKACPTGAMHKDKYGIVSVDADKCIGCKSCAMACPYGAPQFDERAGHMSKCNGCSERLDEGLEPVCVEACPYRAIEAGPISELREKHGHIAGVAPLPEYEKTRPNLCIKPEKNAQPSQNGSGEAHIPQSYQEVTYDII, encoded by the coding sequence ATGGAAAAAAATAAACAATTTGGTTTTTATATTGACCAAACAAGATGTGTGGGATGCAGAACTTGCCAATTGGCATGTAAAGATTATAAAAAATCTCCTGTAGGCATAAGTTTTAGAAGAGTAGTTGAATATGAAGGCGGAAAATGGCTTCAAAAAGAGAGCGGAGCATTTGAACAAACAAATGTATTTACATATTATACCTCTTTGTCTTGCAACCATTGTGATGATCCTGCTTGTATAAAAGCTTGTCCTACAGGTGCAATGCATAAAGATAAATACGGAATAGTTAGTGTCGATGCCGATAAATGTATCGGTTGTAAATCATGTGCAATGGCTTGTCCTTACGGGGCTCCTCAATTTGATGAACGTGCAGGACATATGTCAAAATGTAACGGGTGCAGCGAAAGACTTGATGAAGGGCTTGAACCTGTATGTGTAGAAGCTTGTCCTTATAGAGCAATAGAAGCCGGACCTATTAGTGAATTAAGGGAAAAACACGGACATATTGCAGGGGTTGCTCCACTTCCCGAATATGAAAAAACAAGACCTAATTTATGTATTAAACCTGAAAAAAATGCGCAACCTTCTCAAAACGGTTCGGGAGAAGCGCATATTCCTCAAAGTTATCAGGAGGTGACTTATGACATTATATAA
- a CDS encoding dimethyl sulfoxide reductase anchor subunit family protein: MTLYNSFIEELPLILFTVIAQSAVGFSLIYAYSNGAAAQKDERYKKFAIVFLSLVILGMFSSVFHLGDPFHAPYMITRIFGFTQNGSFVISWLPLEILGLGLMVLVGLLVLLKGNKIVIYSLPVVGFAMLYAMGNIYGSMSNTIPTWNLSLTLLLFFASALLLGAVTYAAFIAKNSIEHKISVTATAVGFILFVLALVLYTYHLGSLRLDVIENVFDLTNGNYPLLVSLGIIFCGISLVLLFMQEKEDSLLPKFAFVLSLVGVFLTRILFYGMITSHIFLG, from the coding sequence ATGACATTATATAATTCATTTATAGAGGAATTGCCTCTAATTTTGTTTACGGTAATTGCACAAAGTGCAGTAGGTTTTTCTCTTATCTATGCATATAGCAACGGTGCAGCAGCACAAAAAGATGAAAGATATAAAAAATTTGCAATTGTTTTTTTATCTCTTGTAATTTTAGGAATGTTTTCTTCTGTTTTTCACTTGGGAGATCCTTTTCATGCACCTTATATGATAACTAGAATTTTTGGTTTTACGCAAAACGGCAGTTTTGTTATTTCATGGCTTCCTTTGGAAATCTTAGGTTTAGGACTTATGGTACTTGTAGGACTTCTTGTTCTTTTAAAAGGGAATAAAATCGTGATTTATAGTTTGCCTGTCGTAGGATTTGCTATGCTTTATGCAATGGGAAATATTTACGGATCTATGTCAAATACTATTCCAACTTGGAATCTATCTTTGACTCTTTTACTCTTTTTTGCCTCGGCTTTATTATTAGGTGCAGTAACATATGCCGCATTTATTGCAAAAAACAGTATAGAACATAAAATCTCGGTTACGGCTACGGCTGTCGGATTTATTCTTTTTGTTCTTGCTTTGGTTCTTTATACTTATCACTTAGGAAGTCTTAGATTAGATGTAATAGAAAATGTGTTTGATCTAACAAACGGCAACTATCCTCTTTTGGTTAGTCTTGGAATAATTTTTTGCGGAATAAGTTTAGTTCTTCTTTTTATGCAAGAAAAAGAAGACTCTTTATTGCCGAAATTTGCATTTGTTTTATCGTTAGTGGGAGTATTTTTAACAAGGATTTTATTTTATGGGATGATTACTTCTCATATTTTTTTAGGATAA
- a CDS encoding TorD/DmsD family molecular chaperone, giving the protein MNDYKVLGYMASLFSQFLYNPLKEEEWEKIKKEEILLEWFIHSDDSNSLQGNKFWKNSHFQENYLDLATDYVDLFICDEISLKAPPYGSFYLDVTGELYSEESDRVKEFYTRCSFFTKVLLEQPADFIAIELEFLSMLLYNANKDEVYKEVLKNFLEENFLSWVNVWAEDTKNNAKSNFYKGLGAHMKNFCDLLSKEFCINNIEKKVFRKAS; this is encoded by the coding sequence ATGAATGATTATAAAGTCTTAGGTTATATGGCATCACTATTTTCACAATTTTTATATAACCCTTTAAAAGAAGAGGAATGGGAAAAAATAAAAAAAGAGGAAATTTTATTGGAGTGGTTTATCCACTCCGATGATTCAAATAGTTTACAAGGAAATAAATTCTGGAAAAATTCTCATTTTCAAGAAAATTATTTAGATTTGGCTACTGATTACGTAGATCTATTTATTTGCGATGAGATTAGCTTAAAAGCACCGCCGTACGGTTCATTTTATTTAGATGTAACAGGGGAATTATACTCAGAAGAGTCTGACAGGGTAAAAGAGTTTTATACCAGATGTTCTTTTTTTACAAAAGTATTATTGGAACAACCTGCGGATTTTATTGCAATTGAGTTAGAATTTCTAAGTATGCTTCTTTATAATGCAAATAAAGATGAGGTATATAAAGAAGTATTAAAAAATTTTTTAGAAGAGAATTTTTTATCTTGGGTTAATGTATGGGCTGAAGATACCAAAAACAATGCAAAAAGCAATTTTTATAAAGGTTTAGGTGCACATATGAAAAATTTTTGCGATCTTTTGTCAAAAGAGTTTTGTATTAATAATATTGAGAAAAAAGTTTTTAGGAAAGCTTCATAA
- the dauA gene encoding C4-dicarboxylic acid transporter DauA: MIYKNIFAGITVGIIALPLSMALAIAVGVPPQNGLYTAIIAGIIASIFGSSKVNISGPTAAFVVILIPIVQEFGLAGLLICGLGSGFILILIGLFKFGKLIELIPYPVTVGFTTGIAVVIAIFQIKDFFGLKIEKFDGHFHEKVLTLFNSFHTISFSETIIGLLTLFILISWSKTKSKIPPALIALSICTVLVYILNNNYGFDISTIKSTFSYDINGLKGEGIPPIALQFSLPWENINFDLFNLDTVYKLLPHSVAIAILGALESLLCAVITDGMTKNNTNPNKELIGQGLANIAVPFFGGIPATAAIARSAANIRSGATGKLSSIVHAIFVLLSILLFAPYLSYLPMASLSALLLVVAWNMSEIKHFINIIKIAPRHDIYVLLTCFILTVFLDMQIAIGVGMGLASILFIKRTIDLYSIDLLNDSYNSIDLTIPQNVSVYSINGPMFFGAAQSALRTLVSTNNDIDTLIIDMKNVPMIDMTGLVAFNSIIQNLLDNEKKLIVCGLNDRIKRKFEKAKIVFDNKNIYNFKDINSAIEHLNIIKE, from the coding sequence ATGATTTATAAAAATATTTTTGCGGGGATTACAGTAGGGATTATAGCACTTCCTTTATCTATGGCTTTGGCAATTGCAGTAGGTGTTCCGCCGCAAAACGGACTTTATACGGCAATTATTGCAGGAATAATAGCCTCTATTTTCGGAAGCAGCAAAGTTAATATTTCAGGTCCTACGGCAGCTTTTGTCGTAATTTTAATTCCTATAGTTCAAGAATTCGGCTTAGCGGGACTTTTAATTTGCGGATTGGGTTCGGGTTTTATTCTTATTTTAATAGGTCTGTTTAAATTCGGGAAATTAATAGAATTAATACCTTATCCAGTAACTGTCGGTTTTACCACGGGAATTGCGGTAGTAATTGCAATTTTTCAGATAAAAGATTTTTTTGGCTTAAAAATTGAAAAATTCGACGGTCATTTTCATGAAAAAGTTTTAACTCTTTTTAATTCTTTTCATACCATAAGTTTTAGTGAAACGATAATAGGTCTTTTAACACTTTTTATCCTTATTTCTTGGTCAAAAACAAAAAGTAAAATTCCTCCTGCACTTATTGCTTTATCAATTTGTACTGTTTTGGTTTATATTTTAAACAATAATTACGGTTTTGATATTTCAACAATCAAATCAACTTTTTCTTATGATATAAACGGTTTAAAAGGAGAAGGTATTCCTCCTATTGCTTTACAGTTTTCTCTTCCTTGGGAAAATATAAATTTTGACCTTTTTAATTTAGATACTGTTTATAAACTTCTTCCTCACAGTGTAGCTATTGCTATTTTAGGAGCTTTAGAATCTTTGCTTTGTGCTGTTATAACAGACGGTATGACAAAAAACAATACTAATCCGAATAAAGAGCTTATAGGACAAGGGTTGGCAAATATTGCCGTTCCTTTTTTCGGAGGAATTCCTGCAACTGCAGCAATTGCAAGAAGTGCGGCAAATATAAGATCAGGAGCAACAGGTAAATTATCATCAATTGTTCATGCAATCTTCGTATTACTCTCAATTTTACTGTTTGCTCCTTATTTATCATATCTTCCAATGGCATCTTTATCTGCTCTGCTTTTAGTTGTGGCATGGAATATGTCTGAGATTAAACACTTTATAAATATAATAAAAATAGCGCCTAGACATGATATTTACGTACTTTTAACCTGCTTTATATTAACAGTATTCTTAGATATGCAAATAGCTATCGGAGTGGGTATGGGATTAGCTTCAATTCTTTTTATTAAAAGAACTATTGATTTATATTCAATTGATCTTTTAAATGATAGTTATAACTCTATAGATTTGACAATTCCCCAAAATGTCTCCGTATATAGTATAAACGGACCAATGTTTTTTGGTGCGGCACAAAGCGCTCTTAGAACTCTTGTTTCTACAAATAACGATATAGACACGCTTATAATAGATATGAAAAATGTTCCTATGATAGATATGACGGGCTTGGTTGCTTTTAATTCAATTATTCAAAACCTTTTGGATAATGAAAAAAAATTAATTGTATGCGGATTAAACGATAGAATAAAAAGAAAATTTGAGAAAGCAAAAATAGTGTTTGACAATAAAAATATCTATAACTTTAAAGATATAAATAGTGCCATTGAGCATTTAAATATAATAAAAGAATAA
- a CDS encoding TetR family transcriptional regulator codes for MKRKITKKINKIKKELYLKEIVKYIDSKGYKNFKISELAVILETSIGTIYNLFNSKDELYLEYLLLKFENFLNKLNENKGDDPMENLRLYLKYKYEIFIHIDESKDEPITNDPFFFHKLDVANHPVVIKLYEFLQEQFKVIFNDGSINHIHLPMLFKKLSDGYIESYLFKKYDTSNIVEDTLNHFFYGLKKV; via the coding sequence TTGAAACGAAAAATTACAAAAAAAATAAATAAAATAAAAAAAGAATTATATTTAAAAGAGATTGTCAAATATATAGATTCAAAAGGGTATAAAAATTTTAAGATTTCCGAACTAGCTGTTATTTTAGAGACTTCAATAGGTACGATTTATAATCTTTTTAATTCAAAAGATGAACTCTATTTAGAATATCTATTGCTGAAATTTGAAAATTTTTTAAATAAACTCAATGAAAATAAAGGCGATGATCCTATGGAAAATCTAAGACTCTATTTAAAATACAAATATGAAATTTTTATACATATTGATGAGAGTAAAGATGAACCTATTACAAACGATCCTTTCTTTTTTCATAAATTAGATGTTGCAAATCACCCTGTGGTTATAAAACTTTATGAGTTTTTACAAGAGCAGTTTAAAGTGATATTCAATGACGGAAGTATAAATCATATTCATCTTCCTATGCTTTTTAAAAAGCTCTCCGACGGTTATATTGAAAGTTATCTATTTAAAAAATACGATACTTCCAATATCGTAGAAGATACGCTTAATCATTTTTTCTACGGCTTAAAAAAAGTCTAA